A genomic stretch from Budorcas taxicolor isolate Tak-1 chromosome 15, Takin1.1, whole genome shotgun sequence includes:
- the LOC128060720 gene encoding olfactory receptor 51I2-like, producing MIPSQSFDNISFFQPPAFLMIGIPGLEAIHAWISIPFSSMYTVALTGNCLILLAVRRTPSLHQPMYYFLSMLALTDVGLTLATMPTTLAVLWFDHRLIGFNACLVQMFFLHFFSVVESSVLLAMSFDRFVAISNPLRYASVLTNNVIIRIGLATVARATLSLFPVPFLLKRLNFCPNKTILSHSFCFHPDVMRRACADITINILYGLWVVVSTAGIDSLLIVLSYTFILCTVLGLASPRERVQALNTCVSHILAVLVFFIPVIGVSMIHRFGRHLPPILHSLVAYVYLVVPPVLNPIIYSVKSKPIREAMLRVLRRKCQS from the coding sequence ATGATCCCTTCCCAGTCCTTCGATAACATCTCCTTCTTCCAGCCTCCTGCTTTCCTGATGATTGGCATCCCAGGCCTGGAGGCCATTCATGCCTGGatctccatccccttctcctccatgtACACTGTGGCCCTCACTGGAAACTGCCTGATCCTCTTGGCTGTGAGGAGGACCCCCAGCCTGCACCAGCCCATGTACTACTTCCTGTCCATGCTGGCCCTCACCGACGTGGGCCTCACCTTGGCCACAATGCCCACCACGCTGGCTGTGCTCTGGTTTGATCACAGGCTCATCGGCTTCAACGCCTGTCTGGTCCAGATGTTCTTCCTCCACTTCTTCTCCGTGGTGGAGTCCTCGGTGCTCCTAGCCATGTCATTTGACCGCTTTGTGGCCATCTCCAACCCCCTGCGCTATGCCTCTGTCCTCACGAACAATGTCATCATCAGGATTGGGCTGGCCACTGTGGCTCGTGCTACCCTGTCTCTCTTCCCAGTGCCCTTCCTGCTTAAACGTCTGAACTTCTGCCCTAATAAGACCATTTTGTCCCATTCATTCTGCTTCCATCCTGATGTGATGAGAAGAGCCTGTGCTGACATCACCATAAACATCCTCTATGGGCTCTGGGTGGTTGTGTCCACTGCAGGCATAGATTCCCTGCTCATTGTCCTGTCCTACACTTTCATCCTGTGCACCGTCCTTGGTCTGGCCTCTCCCAGGGAGCGTGTCCAGGCCCTCAACACTTGTGTTTCTCATATTTTAGCTGTTCTGGTTTTCTTCATCCCAGTCATAGGTGTGTCCATGATCCACCGTTTTGGGAGACACCTTCCCCCCATATTACATTCCCTTGTTGCCTACGTGTACCTGGTGGTGCCCCCTGTGCTCAACCCCATCATCTACAGTGTCAAGTCCAAGCCCATCAGGGAGGCCATGCTCAGGGTGCTGAGGAGGAAATGCCAGAGTTGA